The proteins below are encoded in one region of Hordeum vulgare subsp. vulgare chromosome 3H, MorexV3_pseudomolecules_assembly, whole genome shotgun sequence:
- the LOC123442232 gene encoding probable disease resistance protein At5g43740, giving the protein MYGMIPEVARDVLANTFGSIFGIYGHTLVVIFYYRYVVEDLAVAVAKLCLMQMAIRHLDLLPCSEQCIYWLKSVDELQHNEGDIGVAYALCDLNYLGKKARQLLNKANSLLIQGDSLLHPEDNLQGTMNFYMKKVIGFIKNTGDDSDGLLGIWGMGGVGKSSLLKLISDSRSEDDHHSLEVMFVHAGIGCTVSQVQEAIATSMGLSITHNETSQANIIRDHLTDTSFLLLLDELWEYLDLGVVGIPFPLGRVVVSLPSGSAHKKWRKVVLTTRNMYLCHKMKCRRENIIRMECFNEEKAWELYREGWPAIINRDDEIDILLPQKENLSPRSDAKRQVLQLQRRTIFPDQPQYLEDDELPEINCSEKVGCFIEANDTQSLLMGIWGMRGVGKTTLLRLVRDSYTGKSGFDHIMFVGAGTGSVLNNVQHAIAINLGFDLAMMSSLDELSRATHIFKYLQYKSFLLLLDDIREPLNWWAVGVPILSHRRQKIIFATRSQAACALMGCHATNIIQMHCLQKEDAWSIFKDKVGIGIIDDHPQVHHIAKKMVAQCGGLPLALCTLGRAMSNKRDLREWRSACSQLTAISLEPCEIDDKISTIIADPPYRWRGDTILPIKPFLRKILPIKQIKAKTAVGQEDAELPAERI; this is encoded by the exons ATGTATGGGATGATTCCAGAAGTAGCACGGGACGTCCTTGCGAATACGTTCGGCTCCATTTTTGGCATTTACGGTCATACTCTTGTTGTTATATTCTATTATCGCTACGTGGTGGAGGATCTTGCTGTTGCAGTCGCGAAGCTATGTCTGATGCAAATGGCCATTCGTCATCTGGATCTACTCCCTTGTTCTGAACAATGCATTTATTGGCTGAAGAGTGTGGACGAGTTGCAACACAATGAGGGAGACATTGGGGTTGCGTATGCTCTGTGTGACTTGAATTACTTAGGCAAGAAAGCACGGCAGCTGCTCAACAAGGCCAATAGTCTCCTCATTCAAGGAGACAGCTTACTGCACCCGGAAGATAATTTGCAGGGAACAATGAACTTCTACATGAAGAAGGTGATTGGTTTCATTAAGAATAcaggtgacgactctgacggattgCTGGGGATTTGGGGCATGGGTGGTGTGGGAAAATCATCCCTTCTCAAGCTCATTAGTGATTCTCGTTCAGAGGATGATCACCATTCCTTAGAAGTTATGTTTGTTCATGCTGGCATTGGATGTACCGTTAGTCAGGTGCAAGAAGCTATTGCCACTAGTATGGGACTATCTATAACGCACAATGAGACTTCCCAAGCAAATATCATCCGTGACCACCTCACTGATACAAGCTTCTTATTGCTGTTGGATGAACTGTGGGAGTATCTTGATTTGGGAGTTGTGGGCATCCCCTTTCCACTGGGGAGGGTTGTGGTCTCCCTCCCGAGTGGTTCGGCACACAAAAAATGGCGTAAAGTTGTGTTAACAACACGGAACATGTACTTGTGTCACAAGATGAAATGTCGCCGTGAAAATATCATTCGAATGGAGTGCTTCAACGAAGAAAAGGCTTGGGAACTCTACCGTGAAGGTTGGCCTGCAATCATCAATAGGGATGATGAGATTGATATTTTGTTGCCACAAAAGGAAAATCTATCTCCCCGGAGCGATGCAAAGAGACAGGTGTTGCAGCTGCAACGGCGCACCATCTTCCCTGACCAGCCACAGTACCTAGAAGATGACGAGTTGCCTGAAATAAACTGCTCTGAGAAGGTGGGATGTTTCATTGAGGCCAACGACACCCAGtccctattgatggggatttgggGCATGCGAGGGGTGGGCAAGACAACTCTGCTCAGGCTCGTGCGTGATTCTTACACAGGTAAAAGTGGCTTCGACCACATTATGTTTGTTGGGGCTGGAACCGGATCTGTGTTGAACAATGTGCAACATGCTATCGCCATCAATCTAGGCTTTGATTTGGCCATGATGTCATCACTAGATGAGTTGTCCCGAGCCACACATATCTTCAAGTATCTTCAGTACAAGAGCTTCTTGTTATTATTGGATGACATAAGAGAGCCCCTTAATTGGTGGGCTGTTGGTGTGCCAATATTATCGCATAGGCGGCAGAAGATTATCTTCGCGACAAGGAGTCAGGCTGCATGTGCCCTTATGGGATGTCATGCCACCAACATCATCCAGATGCATTGTTTGCAAAAAGAGGATGCATGGAGCATCTTCAAAGACAAGGTTGGGATTGGAATCATCGACGATCATCCTCAAGTTCATCATATTGCAAAGAAG ATGGTTGCACAGTGCGGAGGCTTGCCCCTAGCCTTATGCACGCTTGGTCGAGCCATGTCGAATAAGAGAGACCTGAGGGAATGGAGAAGCGCTTGCAGTCAGCTCACGGCTATTAGCTTGGAGCCATGTGAAATCGACGACAAGATAAGCACAATAATCGCCGACCCTCCGTATAGATGGAGAGGCGACACCATCCTCCCAATTAAGCCTTTTCTAAGAAAAATCCTCCCAATTAAGCAGATCAAAGCCAAGACTGCTGTTGGACAGGAAGATGCAGAACTGCCAGCTGAACGGATCTAA